The Actinomycetota bacterium genome segment GCCTACGCCTGCCCGGTCGGGCAGCCGCGGACCTTCACCGACACCTGGGGAGCGCCACGTTCGGGCGGCCGCCGCCACCGCGGGACCGACATCCTCGCCCCCTACGGCACGCCGATCTACGCCGTCACCGACGGCGTGGTCGACATCCGCTCGTACGGTTCCAGCGCCGGGAACTGGGCCATCTTCCGGGGGGCGGACGGCGACCAGTACTGGTACATGCACCTGCAGTCGTGGACGGTCCGCGACGGGGCGCGGGTTAGTGCCGGGACGAAGA includes the following:
- a CDS encoding M23 family metallopeptidase encodes the protein AYACPVGQPRTFTDTWGAPRSGGRRHRGTDILAPYGTPIYAVTDGVVDIRSYGSSAGNWAIFRGADGDQYWYMHLQSWTVRDGARVSAGTKIGTNGDTGNARGTPHLHFERHPGGGGAVNPYSFLRRIC